A single genomic interval of Burkholderia cepacia ATCC 25416 harbors:
- a CDS encoding acetyltransferase, protein MIRIRKSTEADGARVLDIWRNAVDATHHFLSDDDRRAIESEVVGFLPGAPLDLAVDEADHAIGFMLLDGSHMEALFVDPAHHGAGVGRLLVEDALTRHPDLSTDVNEQNESAARFYERLGFERCGRSALDGQGRPYPLIHLRHRAAPSSSPRHA, encoded by the coding sequence ACCGAGGCCGACGGCGCACGCGTGCTGGATATCTGGCGCAACGCGGTCGACGCGACGCATCACTTCCTGAGCGACGACGACCGTCGCGCGATCGAATCCGAAGTGGTCGGGTTCCTGCCCGGTGCGCCGCTCGATCTCGCCGTCGACGAGGCCGACCATGCGATCGGCTTCATGCTGCTCGACGGCAGTCACATGGAAGCCTTGTTCGTCGATCCCGCGCACCATGGGGCAGGCGTCGGACGCCTGCTCGTGGAAGACGCACTCACGCGTCATCCCGACCTGTCGACCGACGTCAACGAGCAGAACGAATCGGCAGCGCGATTCTATGAGCGGCTCGGCTTCGAGCGCTGCGGGCGCTCGGCGCTCGATGGACAAGGACGGCCCTATCCGCTGATTCACCTGCGCCATCGCGCGGCACCGTCCTCGTCGCCACGGCACGCATGA
- a CDS encoding TetR/AcrR family transcriptional regulator produces MSTLTRNDWIAAGFDALDGEGYVGISAESLARRLNVTRGSFYHHFRNREDFVRTLLTAWEDDYTARMLAYAAEGHGAGDTLLRYLRIAAEKRPGREIAIRAWALHDPLVAECQQRVDAARLAFAIDTSRRLVRTPGEAEIVGQAVHLCLIGGQQSGLRRDADRFNGFMQRAFSMVERVLPMRRA; encoded by the coding sequence ATGAGCACACTGACGCGAAACGACTGGATTGCCGCGGGCTTCGACGCCCTCGACGGAGAGGGGTATGTGGGCATTTCGGCCGAGAGCCTCGCGCGTCGGCTGAACGTGACGCGCGGATCGTTCTATCACCACTTTCGCAATCGCGAGGACTTCGTCAGGACCCTGCTGACCGCGTGGGAGGACGACTACACCGCGCGCATGCTGGCGTATGCGGCGGAGGGCCACGGTGCCGGGGACACGCTGTTGCGCTACCTGCGCATTGCCGCCGAGAAACGGCCAGGGCGTGAAATTGCGATCCGTGCCTGGGCATTGCACGATCCGCTGGTCGCGGAATGCCAGCAGCGTGTCGACGCGGCGCGGCTCGCGTTTGCGATCGACACGTCGCGCCGGCTGGTGCGCACGCCGGGCGAGGCCGAGATCGTCGGGCAGGCCGTGCACTTGTGCCTGATCGGTGGGCAGCAGTCAGGGCTGCGGCGCGACGCCGACCGGTTCAACGGCTTCATGCAGCGCGCTTTTTCAATGGTCGAACGCGTGCTGCCGATGCGTCGCGCATGA
- a CDS encoding DJ-1/PfpI family protein — translation MKDIALVAFDRFTDIDLFLMWDILGRNSKDWRVRILGAQPVLHSAHGLAIPTHGPLADANRADAVLFSSGKEGVPAALADPGFLPSFDLDPERQLVGSICGGAFILERLGLLPQRRATTHPEARQGLQAVGLQVMDQPLVCHGNVATAGGCLASLYLTGWLVESMFDADKRRETLLPLLPAGQREIFEALIEFSLGQGAGRATGPIRIVEGGNGIAA, via the coding sequence TTGAAAGACATCGCGCTCGTCGCATTCGACCGGTTCACCGATATCGACCTGTTCCTGATGTGGGACATTCTCGGTCGCAACAGCAAGGACTGGCGCGTCCGGATCCTGGGCGCGCAGCCGGTGCTGCATTCCGCCCATGGTCTGGCGATCCCGACGCACGGCCCGCTCGCCGACGCCAATCGCGCCGACGCGGTCCTGTTTTCGAGCGGCAAGGAAGGCGTACCGGCCGCGCTCGCCGATCCCGGTTTCCTGCCGTCGTTCGATCTCGATCCCGAACGCCAGCTTGTCGGGTCGATCTGCGGCGGCGCCTTCATTCTCGAACGGCTCGGGCTGCTACCGCAGCGCCGCGCGACGACGCACCCCGAAGCGCGGCAGGGTTTGCAGGCAGTCGGGCTGCAAGTGATGGACCAGCCGCTGGTGTGTCACGGCAACGTCGCGACCGCGGGCGGATGCCTTGCGTCGCTCTACCTGACGGGATGGCTGGTCGAATCGATGTTCGATGCGGACAAGCGGCGCGAAACGCTGCTGCCCTTGCTGCCTGCCGGGCAACGGGAGATTTTCGAAGCGCTGATCGAGTTCAGTCTCGGGCAGGGTGCGGGACGCGCCACGGGCCCGATCCGGATCGTCGAAGGCGGAAACGGGATTGCGGCATGA